One Halobaculum roseum DNA segment encodes these proteins:
- a CDS encoding aryl-sulfate sulfotransferase: MPPGPSMPSPRLLLLAVVLVASATLAVGYVEAQRSSEDVTGDPAVEQALRTGDDAAVVGERDDITVVATDSNAFVADENDGPRAQAELVAFAPDGNVYYHQNEHTRYWDVDPVEGTDATVEFVYADHLDADECDGSVCTRNGVERVNLTTGESTDVFSRITPGKHSTRWHDADRIDDERLLVADIHRDRAFVVNTTTGLTEWEWDAQSDFDPTESGGPFPEDWTHINDVEYVEIDGRETVMVSVRNHDQVVFVDMERGLREDWTLGSDGDHDTLYEQHNPDYIPPERGGPALLVADSENGRVVEYQREDGAWERSWTWRDDRVQWPRDADRLPNGHTLITDSNGDRVVEVDTDGEVVWSADIGFPYESERLGTGDESAGGESAASLGLESRTFDPETGSTLDRVAAAAPPTLVNAVAYVRPRWVGLAEGAAVLALLVSLPALAWSEYRRRGVSASLRWPVRFERK, from the coding sequence ATGCCCCCGGGACCGTCGATGCCGTCACCCCGCCTCCTCCTCCTCGCGGTCGTCCTCGTCGCGTCCGCCACGCTCGCCGTCGGCTACGTCGAGGCCCAGCGTTCGAGCGAGGACGTCACCGGCGACCCGGCCGTCGAACAGGCGCTGCGCACCGGCGACGACGCCGCGGTCGTCGGGGAACGCGACGACATCACCGTCGTCGCGACCGACTCGAACGCGTTCGTCGCCGACGAGAACGACGGCCCGAGAGCCCAGGCGGAGCTGGTCGCGTTCGCCCCCGACGGGAACGTCTACTACCACCAGAACGAACACACCCGGTACTGGGACGTCGACCCCGTCGAAGGCACCGACGCGACCGTCGAGTTCGTGTACGCGGACCACCTCGACGCCGACGAGTGCGACGGGAGCGTCTGCACCCGCAACGGCGTCGAGCGCGTCAACCTCACCACCGGCGAGTCGACGGACGTGTTCAGCCGGATCACGCCCGGGAAACACTCCACCCGCTGGCACGACGCCGACCGGATCGACGACGAGCGCCTGCTCGTGGCCGACATCCATCGCGACCGCGCGTTCGTCGTGAACACGACGACCGGGCTGACCGAGTGGGAGTGGGACGCCCAGTCCGACTTCGATCCGACCGAAAGCGGCGGGCCGTTCCCCGAGGACTGGACCCACATCAACGACGTGGAGTACGTCGAGATCGACGGCCGGGAGACGGTCATGGTGAGCGTCCGCAACCACGACCAGGTCGTGTTCGTCGACATGGAGCGTGGCCTGCGAGAGGACTGGACGCTCGGGAGCGACGGCGACCACGACACCCTCTACGAGCAGCACAACCCCGACTACATCCCGCCCGAACGCGGCGGTCCGGCCCTCCTCGTGGCCGACTCCGAGAACGGCCGCGTCGTCGAGTACCAGCGCGAGGACGGCGCCTGGGAGCGCTCGTGGACTTGGCGCGACGACCGCGTGCAGTGGCCCCGCGACGCCGACCGCCTGCCCAACGGCCACACGCTGATCACCGACTCCAACGGCGACCGCGTCGTCGAGGTCGACACCGACGGGGAGGTCGTCTGGTCTGCCGACATCGGCTTCCCGTACGAGTCAGAGCGCCTCGGCACCGGCGACGAGAGCGCCGGCGGCGAGTCGGCGGCGTCGCTGGGCCTGGAGTCGCGGACGTTCGACCCCGAGACGGGGTCCACGCTCGACCGTGTCGCCGCCGCGGCGCCGCCCACGCTCGTCAACGCCGTCGCGTACGTCCGCCCGCGGTGGGTCGGGCTCGCCGAGGGCGCGGCGGTCCTCGCGCTGCTCGTGTCGCTGCCCGCGCTCGCGTGGAGCGAGTACCGACGCCGCGGCGTCTCCGCGTCGCTGCGGTGGCCCGTCCGCTTCGAGCGAAAATGA
- a CDS encoding glycosyltransferase family 39 protein, producing the protein MTRGRDLADALDALPVDARDRPWLALSLVPAFVAVAVYLASNPYPAYGAGLYAQIAAEIAANGYLPPASIPGYTAEGVPFAYPPLQFYAFAVLLDLGADPLAVARFLPSVAVVAVAVPVYLLGRDIAGSRAGGAAAATLVAVNPQVLEWHVSAGGVVRAFAFLYAMSSIYAGYRAYTTGSRRALVAGAVLFGLTALSHPTYALFVVASYVVLWATLDRSPAGLLRGLAVGLGGTAVASPWLAWAVATHGPGVFGAAAGTHGGVGGGAALLAGELSPFTLVPLAAAAYLLARGDRLLPMWVVVAELLFKQPRFAYTVGAVALAAVAVDLAGRIPDGALASAGDRLTHFAPSSPVPSASDRPDARAVLAAVAILVATAGGGAALGYEMTLASDPSTPEFVDGDDREAMAWVAAETPPDATFVAVGDAAEWLPALTGRTLLVGPWGVEWRDPGAYERQFEAFETLSACHSAECVERASDSVGATPTHVYLPKGRYTVRGESRVTFGTLNRSFAHADGWTHAYENDGVVVYRSTETTEE; encoded by the coding sequence ATGACGAGGGGACGCGACCTCGCCGACGCGCTCGACGCGCTCCCGGTCGACGCCCGCGACCGGCCGTGGCTGGCGCTGTCGCTGGTGCCCGCCTTCGTCGCCGTCGCGGTGTACCTCGCGAGTAACCCGTATCCGGCGTACGGCGCCGGCCTGTACGCACAGATCGCCGCCGAGATCGCGGCCAACGGCTACCTGCCGCCGGCGTCGATCCCCGGCTACACCGCCGAGGGCGTCCCGTTCGCGTACCCGCCGCTGCAGTTCTACGCGTTCGCGGTCCTGCTGGATCTGGGCGCCGACCCGCTCGCGGTCGCCCGCTTCCTCCCCAGCGTCGCGGTCGTCGCCGTCGCCGTCCCCGTCTACCTGCTCGGGCGCGACATCGCCGGGTCGCGGGCGGGCGGTGCCGCGGCGGCGACGCTCGTCGCCGTGAACCCGCAGGTCCTGGAGTGGCACGTCTCCGCCGGCGGCGTCGTCCGCGCGTTCGCGTTCCTGTACGCGATGTCGTCGATCTACGCCGGCTACCGCGCGTACACCACGGGATCGCGGCGGGCGCTCGTCGCCGGCGCGGTCCTGTTCGGGCTGACCGCGCTGTCGCACCCGACGTACGCGCTGTTCGTCGTCGCGAGCTACGTCGTCCTGTGGGCGACGCTCGACCGGTCGCCGGCGGGACTGCTCCGCGGGCTGGCCGTCGGGCTCGGCGGGACGGCGGTCGCCTCGCCGTGGCTGGCGTGGGCGGTCGCCACCCACGGCCCGGGCGTGTTCGGCGCCGCCGCGGGCACCCACGGCGGCGTCGGGGGCGGCGCGGCGCTGTTGGCCGGCGAGCTGTCGCCGTTCACGCTGGTGCCCCTCGCGGCGGCCGCGTACCTCCTCGCGCGCGGCGACCGGCTGCTCCCGATGTGGGTCGTCGTCGCCGAGCTGTTGTTCAAACAGCCGCGGTTCGCCTACACGGTCGGCGCGGTCGCGCTCGCGGCGGTCGCCGTCGACCTCGCCGGTCGGATACCCGACGGTGCGCTCGCGAGCGCGGGTGACCGCCTCACACACTTCGCGCCGTCTTCCCCGGTACCGTCGGCGTCCGACCGGCCGGACGCCCGCGCCGTGCTCGCGGCGGTCGCGATCCTCGTCGCGACGGCGGGGGGCGGGGCCGCCCTCGGCTACGAGATGACGCTCGCGAGCGACCCCTCCACCCCGGAGTTCGTCGACGGCGACGACCGCGAGGCGATGGCGTGGGTCGCCGCCGAGACGCCCCCCGACGCCACGTTCGTCGCCGTCGGCGACGCCGCCGAGTGGCTCCCCGCGCTGACCGGCCGGACGCTGCTCGTCGGGCCGTGGGGGGTGGAGTGGCGCGACCCCGGCGCGTACGAGCGACAGTTCGAGGCGTTCGAGACGCTGTCGGCGTGTCACAGCGCGGAGTGCGTCGAGCGGGCGTCCGACTCGGTCGGCGCTACGCCTACGCACGTCTACCTCCCGAAGGGGCGATACACCGTCCGCGGGGAGTCGAGGGTCACCTTCGGCACGCTGAACCGCTCGTTCGCGCACGCCGACGGGTGGACGCACGCCTACGAGAACGACGGCGTCGTCGTCTACCGATCGACTGAGACGACGGAGGAGTGA
- a CDS encoding universal stress protein, with the protein MYHVVLGVDEDEEHARAAAKEIVNLPGDGSDTEVTIVHVFQDNPSGASATQVASVREAEELLEDAGIAVDVTESSGDPADAIIEVGEEADADLIVVGGRKRSPAGKALFGSVTQTVILNGGRPVMVTGVVDDE; encoded by the coding sequence ATGTACCACGTAGTACTCGGCGTCGACGAGGACGAGGAACACGCGCGCGCCGCCGCCAAGGAGATCGTGAACCTCCCGGGCGACGGGAGCGATACCGAGGTCACCATCGTGCACGTCTTCCAGGACAACCCCAGCGGCGCCTCCGCGACGCAGGTCGCGTCGGTCCGCGAGGCCGAGGAGCTGCTGGAGGACGCGGGGATCGCCGTCGACGTGACCGAGTCCAGCGGCGACCCCGCCGACGCGATCATCGAGGTCGGCGAGGAGGCGGACGCGGACCTGATCGTCGTCGGCGGGCGCAAGCGCTCGCCGGCGGGGAAGGCGCTGTTCGGCTCGGTGACCCAGACGGTCATCCTCAACGGCGGCCGCCCGGTGATGGTCACCGGCGTCGTCGACGACGAGTAG
- a CDS encoding DUF7520 family protein: protein MSASRADADGSDRSGGRRFGGRRVVVALYLLLTAVGGTAGVLVATFVDELSAPELFAVIPLPATPLGFGVYGAVTIATVLGIPLALVVYVSRRIDDPAAIDK from the coding sequence GTGAGCGCGTCGCGAGCCGACGCGGACGGGAGCGACCGGAGCGGGGGCAGGCGGTTCGGCGGCCGACGCGTCGTCGTCGCGCTGTACCTGCTCCTCACTGCCGTCGGCGGGACCGCCGGGGTGCTGGTCGCCACGTTCGTCGACGAGTTGAGCGCGCCGGAGCTGTTCGCGGTGATCCCGCTGCCGGCGACCCCGCTGGGGTTCGGCGTCTACGGCGCGGTCACGATCGCGACGGTGCTTGGGATCCCGCTCGCGCTGGTGGTGTACGTCTCACGGCGGATCGACGACCCGGCCGCGATCGACAAGTGA
- a CDS encoding cbb3-type cytochrome c oxidase subunit I → MGAFLLGVAAFLARVEDWRSYSPLGAGGGAVGETGHGHAEKPAGLIRWFTTVDHKDIGLLYGAYATVAFVVGGLMVVLMRAELTTPDTAVLGSATFYNSLLTSHGITMLFLFGTPIIAAFANYLIPLIIGADDMAFPRINAIAFWLLPPGALLIWAGFFPIPDVIPAQTAWTMYTPLSAGVGNGNQMNVGVDLMLLGLHLTGVSATMGAINFIATIFTERAEEVTWANLDIFSWTILTQSGLILFAFPLLGSALVMLLLDRNFATTFFAVDGGGPILWQHLFWFFGHPEVYILVLPPMGIVSYVLPRFSGRKLFGFKFVVYSTLAIGVLSFGVWAHHMFATGIDPRLRASFMAVSLAIAIPSAVKTFNWITTMWNGKLRLTTPMLFCIGFVSNFIIGGVTGVFLASIPVDLVLHDTYYVVGHFHYIVMGAITFAGMAGIYYWFPLVTGRWYQRRLAKAHFWLWMIGTNITFFAMVLLGYGGMPRRYATYLPQFATLHQIASLGAFLLLVGGVIWVYNVFVSWMEGPHVQSGDPWRLDETNLNTAEWDWFEAKRETSLAATDGGEEVETDGGREIDGDDDTAE, encoded by the coding sequence ATGGGGGCGTTCCTCCTGGGCGTGGCGGCCTTCCTCGCGCGGGTCGAGGACTGGCGGTCGTACTCGCCCCTGGGCGCCGGCGGCGGCGCTGTCGGTGAGACCGGACACGGGCACGCCGAGAAGCCCGCCGGACTCATCCGCTGGTTCACGACGGTCGATCACAAGGACATCGGGCTACTGTACGGCGCGTACGCGACGGTCGCGTTCGTCGTCGGCGGGCTGATGGTGGTGCTGATGCGCGCGGAGCTCACCACCCCGGACACGGCGGTGCTCGGCTCGGCGACGTTCTACAACTCCCTGCTCACCAGCCACGGGATCACGATGCTGTTCCTGTTCGGGACGCCGATCATCGCGGCGTTCGCGAACTACCTCATCCCGCTGATCATCGGCGCCGACGACATGGCGTTCCCGCGCATCAACGCCATCGCGTTCTGGCTGCTGCCGCCGGGCGCGCTGCTCATCTGGGCGGGCTTCTTCCCCATCCCGGACGTCATCCCCGCCCAGACCGCCTGGACGATGTACACGCCGCTGTCGGCGGGCGTCGGCAACGGCAACCAGATGAACGTCGGGGTCGACCTGATGCTGCTCGGCCTGCACCTCACCGGCGTCTCGGCGACGATGGGGGCGATCAACTTCATCGCGACCATCTTCACCGAGCGCGCCGAGGAGGTCACCTGGGCCAACCTCGACATCTTCTCGTGGACCATCCTCACCCAGTCGGGGCTCATCCTGTTCGCGTTCCCGCTGCTGGGCTCGGCGCTGGTGATGCTGCTGCTCGACCGCAACTTCGCGACGACGTTCTTCGCCGTCGACGGCGGCGGTCCGATCCTCTGGCAACACCTGTTCTGGTTCTTCGGTCACCCCGAAGTCTACATCCTCGTGCTCCCGCCGATGGGGATCGTGAGCTACGTGCTCCCGCGGTTCTCCGGCCGGAAGCTGTTCGGGTTCAAGTTCGTCGTCTACTCCACGCTCGCGATCGGCGTGCTCTCCTTCGGCGTGTGGGCCCACCACATGTTCGCGACGGGCATCGACCCGCGCCTGCGCGCCTCGTTCATGGCGGTCTCGTTGGCCATCGCGATACCGTCCGCGGTGAAGACGTTCAACTGGATCACGACGATGTGGAACGGGAAGCTCCGGCTCACGACGCCGATGCTGTTCTGTATCGGCTTCGTGAGCAACTTCATCATCGGCGGCGTGACGGGCGTGTTCCTCGCGTCCATCCCCGTCGACCTCGTGCTCCACGACACCTACTACGTCGTCGGGCACTTCCACTACATCGTGATGGGTGCCATCACCTTCGCCGGGATGGCGGGCATCTACTACTGGTTCCCGCTCGTCACCGGCCGGTGGTACCAGCGCCGCCTCGCGAAGGCGCACTTCTGGCTGTGGATGATCGGCACCAACATCACGTTCTTCGCGATGGTGCTGCTCGGCTACGGCGGCATGCCGCGCCGGTACGCGACGTACCTCCCGCAGTTCGCGACGCTGCACCAGATCGCCTCGCTCGGGGCGTTCCTGCTGCTCGTCGGCGGGGTCATCTGGGTGTACAACGTCTTCGTCTCGTGGATGGAGGGGCCGCACGTCCAGTCGGGCGACCCGTGGCGCCTCGACGAGACGAACCTGAACACCGCCGAGTGGGACTGGTTCGAGGCCAAGCGCGAGACCTCGCTGGCGGCCACTGACGGTGGCGAGGAAGTCGAGACCGACGGCGGCCGGGAGATAGACGGCGACGACGACACGGCCGAGTAA
- a CDS encoding DUF6684 family protein, with translation MAEIFDRDTLLDLTVNVIPLGIILFFVAAFVLIDPFGGLDFYGRVLQMGLLVFPFVALAILTYISGKAIAGDEKRSEVFFQGQATMEDAKTKHEVEAEIEAEANGEAEPDAPGDGVDGDADGDGAGAADDDE, from the coding sequence ATGGCAGAGATCTTCGACAGGGACACCCTGCTGGATCTGACGGTCAACGTCATCCCGCTGGGCATCATCCTGTTTTTCGTCGCGGCGTTCGTCCTCATCGACCCGTTCGGCGGACTGGATTTCTACGGGCGCGTGCTCCAGATGGGGCTGCTGGTGTTCCCGTTCGTCGCGCTCGCCATCCTGACGTACATCTCGGGGAAGGCGATCGCGGGCGACGAGAAGCGCTCGGAGGTGTTCTTCCAGGGACAGGCGACGATGGAGGACGCCAAGACCAAACACGAGGTCGAGGCCGAGATCGAGGCCGAGGCGAACGGCGAGGCCGAGCCGGACGCTCCGGGCGACGGGGTCGACGGCGACGCTGACGGCGACGGCGCCGGTGCCGCGGACGACGACGAGTAG
- a CDS encoding DUF7541 family protein, whose amino-acid sequence MDENPGVSEEYRMVSPWPLFVALGLPIAEIGILFGLVPLAVGGLFLFCGSIAGILRENEYVSSTWRGLAVLSVPVVAGGLALWYADGATASDLLIRAYSMIGTGVLMLVAGLGGDLFARDAEIGI is encoded by the coding sequence ATGGACGAGAATCCGGGGGTGAGCGAGGAGTACCGGATGGTCAGCCCGTGGCCGCTGTTCGTCGCGCTCGGGCTCCCGATCGCCGAGATCGGGATCCTGTTCGGGCTGGTCCCGCTGGCCGTGGGTGGGCTGTTCCTGTTTTGCGGGTCGATCGCCGGGATCCTCCGCGAGAACGAGTACGTGTCCTCGACGTGGCGGGGACTCGCCGTGCTGTCGGTGCCCGTCGTCGCCGGAGGGCTGGCGCTGTGGTACGCCGACGGGGCGACCGCCTCTGACCTGCTGATCCGCGCGTACTCGATGATCGGCACGGGCGTGTTGATGCTCGTCGCCGGGCTCGGCGGCGACCTGTTCGCGCGCGACGCCGAGATCGGTATCTGA
- a CDS encoding OBG GTPase family GTP-binding protein: MGLEDEIEELREEIAETPYNKSTEAHIGRLKSKLAQKKEKLENQSSSGGGQGYAVEKTGDATVALVGFPSVGKSTLINAITNADSETGEYEFTTLNVNPGMLKYRGANIQILDVPGLIEGAAGGRGGGKEVLSVVRTADLVVFMLSVFEIDQYERLRHELYENKVRLDTEPPNISVRKTHKDGIQVTMRDDVSLDEETVKDVLRAHGFVNADVTIPHDLTIDELIDGVMDNREYLPSIVAVNKADLIDEDYLPTVNENLREHGIDPDDAIFISAVEEKGLDVLKERIFDALGLIRIYMDKPGRGVDYDEPLVLREGDTVGDACAKLGGSFDERFKFARVSGPSAKHDEQQVGQGHELADEDVLRIVARK, from the coding sequence ATGGGACTCGAGGACGAGATCGAGGAACTCCGCGAGGAGATCGCCGAAACCCCGTACAACAAGTCCACGGAGGCCCACATCGGCCGGCTGAAGTCGAAGCTCGCCCAGAAGAAGGAGAAGCTGGAGAACCAGTCCTCCTCCGGCGGCGGCCAGGGGTACGCCGTCGAGAAGACCGGCGACGCGACGGTCGCGCTCGTCGGGTTCCCCTCGGTCGGCAAGTCCACGCTGATCAACGCCATCACGAACGCCGACAGCGAGACCGGCGAGTACGAGTTCACCACGCTGAACGTCAACCCGGGGATGCTGAAATACCGCGGCGCGAACATCCAGATCCTCGACGTGCCGGGGCTGATCGAGGGCGCCGCCGGCGGCCGCGGCGGCGGCAAGGAGGTGCTGTCGGTCGTGCGCACCGCCGACCTCGTGGTGTTCATGCTCTCCGTCTTCGAGATCGACCAGTACGAGCGCCTCCGTCACGAGCTGTACGAGAACAAGGTCCGCCTCGACACCGAGCCGCCGAACATCTCCGTCCGGAAGACGCACAAGGACGGCATCCAGGTGACGATGCGCGACGACGTGTCGCTCGACGAGGAGACGGTGAAGGACGTCCTCCGCGCGCACGGCTTCGTCAACGCCGACGTGACCATCCCCCACGACCTCACGATCGACGAGCTCATCGACGGCGTAATGGACAACCGTGAGTACCTCCCCTCCATCGTCGCGGTGAACAAGGCGGACCTCATCGACGAGGACTACCTCCCCACGGTCAACGAGAACCTCCGCGAGCACGGCATCGACCCCGACGACGCGATCTTCATCTCCGCCGTGGAGGAGAAGGGGCTCGACGTCCTGAAGGAGCGCATCTTCGACGCGCTCGGGCTCATCCGGATCTACATGGACAAGCCGGGCCGCGGCGTCGACTACGACGAGCCGCTCGTGCTCCGCGAGGGCGACACCGTCGGCGACGCCTGCGCGAAGCTCGGCGGGAGCTTCGACGAGCGCTTCAAGTTCGCGCGCGTCTCGGGCCCCTCCGCCAAACACGACGAACAGCAGGTCGGCCAGGGACACGAACTCGCCGACGAGGACGTGCTCCGGATCGTCGCCAGGAAGTAG
- a CDS encoding TIGR04206 family protein, which yields MVGVWARLPRATPRRVLVVVLLCGLVPWSVQLFSASSVPFLRFAWGGLSFTPVIEARTLPEYLALSGSPLLVPWVVAAACWLLAVASASLALVDREDPRVTAGLLVLAGAVNASVALRFGIQPSRTGYPVGTLALWAVAAWRYRAWTRQ from the coding sequence GTGGTCGGCGTGTGGGCGCGCCTCCCGCGGGCGACTCCCCGACGCGTGCTGGTCGTCGTGCTGCTGTGCGGGCTCGTTCCGTGGTCGGTGCAGCTGTTCTCCGCGAGTAGCGTCCCGTTCCTCCGGTTCGCCTGGGGCGGGCTCTCGTTCACGCCCGTGATCGAGGCGCGAACGCTCCCCGAGTACCTCGCGCTGTCGGGGTCGCCGCTGCTGGTCCCGTGGGTCGTCGCCGCCGCGTGTTGGCTCCTCGCGGTCGCCTCCGCGTCGCTGGCGCTCGTCGACCGCGAGGACCCGCGGGTCACCGCCGGACTGCTCGTACTCGCGGGCGCGGTGAACGCCTCCGTCGCCCTTCGGTTCGGGATACAGCCGTCGCGGACCGGCTACCCCGTCGGGACGCTCGCGCTGTGGGCGGTCGCGGCGTGGCGCTACCGCGCGTGGACGCGGCAGTAA
- a CDS encoding FG-GAP repeat protein gives MVPRRVLLRAVAASAVGALAGCAGLTDDGDPAEPTDGRSAEPTATDATPTATAEPTTTLTATRTPEPRTATATPNTPATPTTGVASERELGAGVDGFGRAVALSEAAAIVVAEGHGAYAFDAAGGWEGPTLLSPEATDDEGFGGHGVSAAMVDTRAVIGGPSAGPDPNGGAMYLFERNDGEWVQQRRFGSAGDDDTDEFGRSVAFDGSRIVVGDVHRPYTMVPWTGGVEVFAIADGEWRREASLGTDASDLFGTAVAVDGDVLLVGAPYADPDDDDRTTGAVYAYEFTDGEWERRATLSPAEFDGGEHVGQSVALDGDRAVVGAPGDGDGSAVVYEREGREWTLQTVLPAPGGDAEGGFGDVVATADGTAVVAAPDAVEGGRAYAVPGDDWSDPVRLAADVDPDAEFGADVALAGDAALVGAPVSDDASDAYLYDLSSLPNGET, from the coding sequence ATGGTCCCCAGACGAGTCCTCCTCCGAGCCGTCGCCGCGTCGGCCGTCGGCGCACTCGCCGGGTGCGCCGGGTTGACCGACGACGGTGATCCCGCGGAACCGACGGACGGACGGTCGGCGGAGCCAACGGCTACCGACGCGACGCCGACCGCGACGGCGGAACCGACCACGACGCTGACCGCGACGCGGACCCCCGAACCGCGGACCGCGACGGCGACGCCGAACACGCCAGCGACGCCGACCACGGGCGTGGCCTCCGAGCGCGAGCTCGGGGCGGGCGTCGACGGGTTCGGCCGCGCGGTCGCGCTCTCGGAGGCAGCGGCGATCGTCGTCGCCGAGGGGCACGGCGCCTACGCGTTCGACGCGGCCGGCGGGTGGGAGGGACCGACGCTGCTGTCGCCGGAGGCGACGGACGACGAGGGGTTCGGCGGGCACGGCGTCTCCGCCGCGATGGTCGACACGAGGGCGGTGATCGGCGGGCCGTCCGCGGGGCCGGACCCGAACGGCGGGGCGATGTACCTCTTCGAGCGCAACGACGGCGAGTGGGTTCAGCAGCGACGGTTCGGATCCGCCGGCGACGACGACACCGACGAGTTCGGTCGGTCGGTCGCGTTCGACGGCTCGCGGATCGTCGTCGGCGACGTGCACAGGCCCTACACGATGGTGCCGTGGACCGGCGGCGTCGAGGTGTTCGCGATCGCCGACGGGGAGTGGCGTCGCGAGGCGTCGCTCGGGACCGACGCGTCCGACCTGTTCGGGACCGCCGTCGCCGTCGACGGCGACGTCCTCCTCGTCGGCGCCCCGTACGCGGACCCCGACGACGACGACCGGACGACCGGGGCGGTCTACGCGTACGAGTTCACGGACGGCGAGTGGGAACGGCGTGCGACGCTGTCGCCCGCGGAGTTCGACGGGGGAGAACACGTCGGTCAGTCGGTCGCCCTCGACGGGGATCGGGCCGTCGTCGGCGCCCCCGGCGACGGCGACGGGAGCGCGGTCGTCTACGAGCGGGAGGGACGCGAGTGGACGCTACAGACCGTGCTCCCCGCGCCGGGCGGCGACGCCGAGGGCGGGTTCGGCGACGTGGTCGCGACGGCGGACGGAACCGCCGTCGTGGCCGCGCCCGACGCCGTCGAGGGCGGTCGGGCGTACGCCGTCCCTGGCGACGACTGGTCCGACCCCGTCCGCCTCGCCGCCGACGTCGACCCGGACGCCGAGTTCGGGGCCGACGTGGCCCTCGCCGGCGACGCCGCGCTCGTCGGCGCGCCCGTGTCCGACGACGCGAGCGACGCCTACCTGTACGACCTGTCCTCCCTCCCGAACGGCGAGACGTAG
- a CDS encoding ATP-binding protein encodes MIDRESERSWLRSQLTEGSRQLLVVYGRRRVGKTTLVTEVLDGLATPSVYHLCDQRGPTHNARVFAERCADVFDDVTPAVDDFVDAFRYLARRADGPFVVALDEFSYLVEEDETVPSVFQTIVDETLDGTEISLVLLGSSISMMEEGVLSYESPLYGRRTGQWRLEPLAIDGVRGFFPDYDPTALVSTYSVVGGIPAYLEQFDLEQSLLENVERNVLRKGSFLYEEPEFLLRQELREPTTYMAVLEAIAAGATRVSEIANEIGRDASSLSRYLQNLSELALVERETPVTDPDGRGMYRLSDQFLRFWFRYVAPNRSTLEQGHTESVRASIAETFPTHVSWTFEDVCRQSASRPSFPVSCSRVGRWWYGKDEIDVVGIDEQTERLLLGECKWTNSPVDEALLDNLEALEPEVRWHGSQRDVTYALFSKAGFTAEVERLEADRDDLRLFTVDDVVGLFDPNV; translated from the coding sequence ATGATCGACCGCGAATCGGAGCGCTCGTGGCTGCGTTCACAGCTCACCGAGGGGTCGCGACAGCTCCTCGTCGTCTACGGGCGCAGACGCGTCGGGAAGACGACGCTCGTGACGGAGGTGCTCGACGGACTCGCGACCCCGTCGGTGTATCATCTCTGCGATCAGCGCGGGCCGACGCACAACGCTCGCGTGTTCGCCGAACGGTGTGCGGACGTGTTCGACGATGTGACTCCCGCGGTCGACGACTTCGTCGACGCGTTTCGATACCTCGCCCGCCGTGCGGACGGCCCGTTCGTCGTTGCGCTTGACGAGTTCTCGTATCTCGTCGAGGAGGACGAAACGGTCCCGTCCGTCTTCCAGACGATCGTCGATGAAACGCTCGACGGGACCGAGATCTCGCTCGTGTTACTCGGGTCGTCTATCTCGATGATGGAAGAGGGAGTGTTGAGCTACGAGAGTCCACTGTACGGGCGTCGAACCGGACAGTGGCGACTCGAACCCCTCGCGATCGACGGGGTTCGGGGGTTCTTTCCGGACTACGATCCGACAGCACTCGTCAGCACATACAGCGTCGTCGGCGGAATCCCCGCGTATCTCGAACAGTTCGACCTCGAACAGTCTCTGCTCGAGAACGTCGAACGAAACGTCCTCAGGAAGGGATCGTTCCTCTACGAGGAACCCGAGTTCCTCCTCAGACAGGAGCTTCGCGAACCGACGACGTACATGGCGGTACTGGAAGCGATCGCGGCAGGTGCGACCCGTGTTTCGGAGATCGCCAACGAGATCGGACGAGACGCGAGTTCGTTGTCCCGCTACCTACAGAACCTCTCAGAACTCGCCCTCGTCGAACGCGAGACCCCAGTCACTGACCCCGACGGAAGAGGAATGTATCGACTCTCCGATCAATTCTTGCGATTCTGGTTTCGGTACGTCGCGCCGAATCGTAGTACGCTCGAACAGGGACACACTGAATCCGTGCGAGCGTCGATCGCCGAGACGTTTCCCACACACGTCAGTTGGACGTTCGAGGACGTGTGCAGGCAATCGGCCTCGAGACCGTCGTTCCCCGTTTCCTGTTCTCGTGTCGGTCGGTGGTGGTACGGGAAAGACGAGATCGATGTGGTCGGGATCGACGAACAGACCGAGAGGCTACTCCTCGGCGAATGCAAGTGGACGAACAGCCCGGTCGACGAGGCGCTCCTCGACAATCTCGAGGCGCTCGAACCGGAGGTGCGCTGGCACGGTTCACAGCGGGACGTGACATACGCACTGTTCTCGAAAGCTGGATTCACGGCAGAAGTGGAACGGTTGGAGGCCGACCGCGACGACCTCCGGTTGTTCACCGTTGACGACGTCGTCGGATTGTTCGACCCGAACGTGTGA